TGAGCTTGGCTGACAAAACTAGAAAAAATTAGCAGTCGGAGAACTACCCATGAAACTAGTTAAGCTTGGTACAGCGATCGCTGCATTAGCCGTAATTACGACGTTCGATCTGCTCGGCGTTGCCAAATCTGTAGATGCAGCTACCATCAAGCTGATTGGTCTGAACGACGATAACAGCCTGGTTTTCTTTAACCGCAAACTTTCCAAGATTTCTAGCACAGTAAAGATTGCAGGGGTTGATGGGACTTTGCTAGGTATTGACTTTCGACCAGCCGATGGTCTCCTCTACGGTGTCACAGACAAGAACGGTATTTATACCATTGACACCACCACAGGTGCTGCGACTTTGGTAAGTAACCTCAGCACTACCTTCTCTGGAGGAGTCACGTCAGGATTTGACTTCAACCCAGTACCTGACCGCCTGCGGCTTGTCGGTAGCAATGACCAAAACCTTCGCATCAACGTAGAGACTGGTGCAGTGATTACTGATGGAACCTTAGCCTATGCGGCTGGCGATCCCAACTTCGGAGCTAACCCCAATATTACCGCTGCTGCCTACACTAATTCGTTTGCTGGGACAACTACAACCGCACTATACGGAATTGACTTTGCTCTCGACACATTGGTTCAGCAGAACCCGCCCAATGCTGGCATCCTGAACACGATAGGCTCCCTAGGTGTTGATTTCGGCGAAACTGGAGGCTTTGACATTGTAACGACTAAAAAGGGAGGTACCATCGTCAATGATGCCTTCGCAGCTTCTGGGTCGAGCATTTACAGCATCAACTTGGGCACGGGTGCTGCTACGACGCTGGGCAGTTTCAGTAGCGGGAGCGGCAATATTGTCGGTCTTGCTGCCACTTCCGTCCCTGAGCCTGGTACTGTTGGCTCTTTGCTCGGTTTCGGTGCGCTTGCCTTACTAAGTCGCAGCCGCCGTCGCGTCAAGTCGGCTAATTAATTATATTTGTCAGATTTCATACTCTGCCCGTGTGCTTTTTGGGCTTTCAGTAGGGTGGGCAATGCCCACCCTACTGAACTTAAAAATCCACAGTCAATGGTGCACGAGGGAAGGGGATCACATCTCGAATATTGCCCATTCCCGTCATAAATTGCACTAAGCGTTCAAAGCCTAAGCCGAAGCCAGCGTGAGGAACGGTGCCATAGCGACGTAAATCGAGATACCACCAATAATCCGCTGGATTTAGCCCTTGAGCTTGAATGCGTCGTTCTAGCACATCCAGGCGTTCTTCGCGCTGCGATCCTCCAATAATTTCGCCAATTTTAGGAGCGAGAATATCCATTGCGCGGACGGTTTTTTCATCGTCGCTCAAACGCATATAGAAGGCTTTAATTTCTACTGGGTAGTCGGTGAGGATGACAGGTTTTTTAAAGACTTCTTCAGCTAAATAGCGTTCGTGTTCTGACTGCAAATCCAAGCCCCATTTGACGGGATACTCGAATTTTTTATCGGCTTTTTCCAAAAGCGCGATCGCATCCGTGTAAGTCAACCGTTCAAACTCGTTGTTAATGATATTGTCCGCTGTAGCAAGAACGGAATTATCAATTCGCTGGTTAAAAAACTCCATATCTTCAGGACACGTATCCAGCACATACTTGAAAACGTGCTTCAGGAAGGCTTCGGCTAAGTCCATATTGCCTTCTAAATCGCAGAAAGCCATTTCTGGTTCTACCATCCAAAATTCTGCCAAGTGGCGAGAAGTATTGGAATTTTCTGCTCGGAAGGTGGGGCCAAAAGTATAAACATTGCTGAATGCCATTGCCATGACTTCCGCTTCCAGTTGTCCGCTGACGGTGAGATAGGCAGGGCGTCCAAAAAAGTCTTTGCTGTAATCAATCTCCTGAGCGTTTGTGCGGGGGATATCCTTCAGGTTGAGGTTGGTGACGGTAAACATCTCTCCCGCCCCTTCACAGTCGCTAGCGCTGATAATCGGGGTATGAACCCAGAGGAATCCTCGCTCTTGAAAGAATTGGTGAATTGCATAGGAACAGGCATTGCGGACGCGGAAGACGGCACCAAAGGAATTAGTGCGCGATCGCAAATGTCCAATTGTTCGCAAAAACTCAAATGAGTGACGTTTCTTTTGCAGCGGATAAGTTTCGGGATCGGCTTCCCCGTAAACTTTCACCGTTTCTGCCTTCAGCTCAATCCGCTGTCCTTTTGCTGGAGACTCTACCAGCACACCTGCAACTTCTACAGAAGCACCCGTGTTCAGCTGTTTAATGATGTTTCCATAATCTGATAAATCCGGATTGAGTACAACTTGGAGGTTCGCCATTGATGAGCCATCGTTGACTTCAACAAAGGCACATTCTTTCAATTCTCGCTTCGTTCGTACCCAGCCTTTGATCGTCAGCGGCTCATCTGGCTGACCATTTCGCAATATGTCTGCAATCCGTCGAGTCACCATGTTGTTATCTGTTGTTATCTGCTAAGTGAAGGTTTTCGATAGTTAAAGAGTTGAAAATTGAAGGTTGAAGGTTTAACTTTCAACTTGCCACCCTTCAACTTGCCACCTTTTCAACCTGCTAACCCCTACCCAGCGCAGGACTTCAAGATCCAGCCTACAACAATGCCAAGCCCTGCAAAGCGGACAGCTTGCCAAAAAGGTTCCTTTAAACTGTCCCAAGAAAATAGACGACTTTCTAAGTTAAGTTCTATAGTATCCAGCTCTTCTTTGATGCGCCGCAGCTCGACTTGCAGTTGTCGCTGCTGAGAAAGCCTTTGTTCCTTTTTTATCTCGTCTAATCG
The genomic region above belongs to Coleofasciculus sp. FACHB-1120 and contains:
- a CDS encoding DUF4394 domain-containing protein, translating into MKLVKLGTAIAALAVITTFDLLGVAKSVDAATIKLIGLNDDNSLVFFNRKLSKISSTVKIAGVDGTLLGIDFRPADGLLYGVTDKNGIYTIDTTTGAATLVSNLSTTFSGGVTSGFDFNPVPDRLRLVGSNDQNLRINVETGAVITDGTLAYAAGDPNFGANPNITAAAYTNSFAGTTTTALYGIDFALDTLVQQNPPNAGILNTIGSLGVDFGETGGFDIVTTKKGGTIVNDAFAASGSSIYSINLGTGAATTLGSFSSGSGNIVGLAATSVPEPGTVGSLLGFGALALLSRSRRRVKSAN
- the asnS gene encoding asparagine--tRNA ligase; translated protein: MVTRRIADILRNGQPDEPLTIKGWVRTKRELKECAFVEVNDGSSMANLQVVLNPDLSDYGNIIKQLNTGASVEVAGVLVESPAKGQRIELKAETVKVYGEADPETYPLQKKRHSFEFLRTIGHLRSRTNSFGAVFRVRNACSYAIHQFFQERGFLWVHTPIISASDCEGAGEMFTVTNLNLKDIPRTNAQEIDYSKDFFGRPAYLTVSGQLEAEVMAMAFSNVYTFGPTFRAENSNTSRHLAEFWMVEPEMAFCDLEGNMDLAEAFLKHVFKYVLDTCPEDMEFFNQRIDNSVLATADNIINNEFERLTYTDAIALLEKADKKFEYPVKWGLDLQSEHERYLAEEVFKKPVILTDYPVEIKAFYMRLSDDEKTVRAMDILAPKIGEIIGGSQREERLDVLERRIQAQGLNPADYWWYLDLRRYGTVPHAGFGLGFERLVQFMTGMGNIRDVIPFPRAPLTVDF
- a CDS encoding DUF2203 domain-containing protein, which translates into the protein MPRRPKGSDPSPPLGDQEQFERSLLEVETSLADLKERYAQVQQDQQRQAELQQRLDEIKKEQRLSQQRQLQVELRRIKEELDTIELNLESRLFSWDSLKEPFWQAVRFAGLGIVVGWILKSCAG